GGTTTTTTTTCATAACTAGTAACTGTTTGTCCACCAGGAGGTAGTGCAGCCTTTAAAATTTCAATGTCCACATGAGATCCCATTTCCAAACTTGGCAAAAAAAGAGCTTTCCCGTATTTCTCATAAAAACGTTCTTCTCGACGATACATCCACTGCATCACTTTCTTTTTCCAACCTTTTAAAGGATACAGCTCATCAAATTTCCAATAAACGTCTCGATAGAAAATACCAACCGGAACGTTTTTCTTTTGTAAGTATTGAAAGATTGTACGATCAATCAAAGGGTTTTGAGGGATATGTTTTGGATCCGTCAGCCATAAAGGGATTGTTTGATTCTCTACATAGCAGAATCGAATATTCTCTAGTTTCTTTTCGGTCAGGAGATGGTGAAATTGGTTTTGACGCTCTTTCGAGGTTCCGGAAATCGTAAAAACGGAAACTCCCTCTTTTTCTCCCCATTCTTCTAATGCTTTTTTCATTTGAAGCGGTCTCAACTTGGAGCCACTATCAGCCACTTTTGCTAAGGTAAATGGATAATATATCAATATAGATTCCAATGTCTCTTCTCTGCCTTCCCCATAACAGGATGCGATTTTTAGGTTATATTCCTTCAATCGACCGATTTAAACGGCGAGTCACTTCTGTTAACGATAACGAATCTAGTTAATAAGATCAAGTTTTGACGGAAAACCGTCCGTAAATAGTAGAAAATCTTGAGTCCTATACAAGATCACCGAAAATAAGTATCAACAACATTAACCAATATTA
The nucleotide sequence above comes from Risungbinella massiliensis. Encoded proteins:
- a CDS encoding glycosyltransferase family 4 protein; its protein translation is MESILIYYPFTLAKVADSGSKLRPLQMKKALEEWGEKEGVSVFTISGTSKERQNQFHHLLTEKKLENIRFCYVENQTIPLWLTDPKHIPQNPLIDRTIFQYLQKKNVPVGIFYRDVYWKFDELYPLKGWKKKVMQWMYRREERFYEKYGKALFLPSLEMGSHVDIEILKAALPPGGQTVTSYEKKPHQGLKGLYVGGIAHQDYGLPLLLDSLEIVQQKEVDYQLTICCREQELQSIPSETRDRLKRLSVEMVHLSGESLKKLYQEMDFALIPRYRSTYNDFAVPVKLVEYLSNLLPVVATDCSAQKSFVESGPYGIVSHDEAHSMAEAIMNMAETNEQYRKQIEEDFLDKHSWLTRAYTIAHVLGGEKHQ